A DNA window from uncultured Methanoregula sp. contains the following coding sequences:
- a CDS encoding ABC transporter ATP-binding protein encodes MNSIDATHLVKKFGPVHAVSNVSLAVREGEIFGFLGPNGAGKTTTMRMLTGVLTPDSGSVLISGIDIHRHPLEAKMQMGVIPENSTVYGDLSAEQNLHLSGKMYGMPRKEREGRVEEILTRMGLSEKRHLPVRTFSKGMKQRVSIACAIIHRPRVLLLDEPTSGLDVQSRRLVIDTIREMNETGSTIFLTTHNIEEANTLCQTVCIINKGTIVAKDSPERLKKMFDLTQSVEVSFDRPVTRDLFCGEGILRAEPCGDKWRLYTDNPDLVVKYVVGRAERESIGITSLVTSGPSLEEAFVQLTECA; translated from the coding sequence ATGAACTCCATCGATGCCACGCACCTGGTAAAAAAGTTCGGCCCGGTACATGCCGTCAGCAACGTCAGTCTTGCGGTCCGCGAAGGGGAGATCTTCGGGTTCCTCGGCCCCAACGGGGCAGGAAAAACCACGACCATGCGGATGCTCACAGGAGTCCTGACGCCGGATTCCGGCTCGGTGCTCATCAGCGGGATCGACATCCACCGGCACCCGCTCGAAGCCAAGATGCAGATGGGCGTCATTCCCGAGAACAGCACCGTGTACGGCGACCTTTCCGCCGAGCAGAACCTTCACCTGAGCGGGAAAATGTACGGCATGCCCCGGAAGGAGCGCGAGGGACGGGTGGAGGAGATCTTAACCCGGATGGGCCTTTCCGAAAAACGGCACCTCCCGGTCCGGACCTTCTCGAAGGGGATGAAGCAGCGGGTGAGCATAGCCTGTGCAATCATCCACCGGCCCCGTGTCCTGCTCCTCGACGAGCCTACAAGCGGCCTCGATGTCCAGAGCCGCCGGCTCGTGATCGATACGATCCGGGAGATGAACGAAACGGGCAGCACGATCTTCCTCACCACGCACAATATCGAGGAGGCAAACACGCTCTGCCAGACGGTCTGCATCATCAACAAAGGAACGATCGTTGCAAAGGACAGCCCCGAGCGGCTCAAGAAGATGTTCGACCTGACACAATCGGTCGAGGTCTCGTTCGATCGCCCGGTCACCCGGGACCTGTTCTGTGGGGAAGGCATCCTGCGGGCCGAGCCCTGCGGCGACAAGTGGCGGCTGTACACGGACAACCCGGATCTGGTCGTGAAATATGTTGTGGGCCGTGCCGAGCGCGAATCGATCGGCATCACCTCGCTGGTCACTTCCGGCCCGAGCCTCGAAGAAGCCTTTGTCCAGCTCACGGAGTGTGCCTGA
- a CDS encoding metalloregulator ArsR/SmtB family transcription factor — MEKSVRCCPADCALRSDWEDELREEKEMLSKPAVAELLELTKLLSHPLRLKIILMLLARDHCVCEFWYVFEEPQNLISYNLKKLKDGGLIESYYRSNHKIYKLDETKVPVIRKITGAGDS; from the coding sequence ATGGAGAAGAGTGTACGCTGCTGCCCGGCCGACTGCGCCCTCCGGAGCGACTGGGAAGACGAACTCAGGGAGGAGAAGGAGATGCTCAGCAAACCGGCAGTTGCGGAACTGCTGGAGCTCACAAAACTGCTCAGCCACCCGCTCCGGCTCAAGATCATCCTGATGCTTCTTGCGCGCGACCACTGCGTCTGCGAATTCTGGTACGTGTTCGAGGAGCCGCAGAACCTGATATCGTATAACTTAAAGAAACTCAAGGATGGCGGGCTCATCGAATCCTACTACCGCTCGAACCACAAGATCTACAAGCTGGATGAAACGAAGGTGCCGGTGATCCGGAAGATCACCGGTGCGGGGGACAGCTGA
- a CDS encoding pyruvate kinase alpha/beta domain-containing protein: MQVFSHPGPANTDRVVQIVKDSAPLADFIVVASITGESALKIAKQAGARKVVCVTCPQGMAWETAGMDTGIFADIPELRAYRDQWKREGKERVPMEIAEKNKALLDAAGVQVIRGTIPFFGPSFSMRIHLGHISSLDIMAKTLELFSPGTLVGMECVLMAVDAGVISEGVPVICCAGTERGLDTAWLVRSAASANIFHPERGFRFMEMLAKPDIARIPGVGIGYIR; the protein is encoded by the coding sequence ATGCAGGTATTCAGCCATCCCGGCCCGGCAAATACGGACCGGGTTGTACAGATTGTAAAAGATTCTGCCCCATTGGCCGACTTCATCGTTGTCGCGTCCATAACCGGCGAAAGTGCACTGAAGATCGCAAAGCAGGCGGGAGCACGTAAGGTTGTCTGCGTCACCTGCCCGCAGGGGATGGCGTGGGAAACCGCCGGGATGGATACCGGTATCTTTGCCGACATTCCCGAACTCAGGGCATACCGGGACCAGTGGAAGAGAGAGGGAAAAGAGCGGGTTCCCATGGAGATTGCAGAAAAGAACAAAGCCCTGCTCGATGCTGCAGGGGTTCAGGTGATCCGCGGGACGATCCCGTTCTTCGGCCCCAGTTTTTCCATGCGGATCCACCTCGGGCATATCTCATCCCTGGACATCATGGCAAAGACCCTTGAGCTCTTCTCCCCAGGAACTCTTGTGGGAATGGAGTGCGTCCTCATGGCAGTCGATGCCGGTGTTATCTCGGAAGGGGTACCCGTGATCTGCTGCGCCGGTACCGAGCGCGGTCTCGATACGGCCTGGCTTGTCCGGAGTGCAGCTTCCGCAAACATCTTCCATCCCGAACGCGGGTTCCGGTTCATGGAGATGCTGGCAAAACCGGATATCGCCCGGATCCCGGGTGTCGGTATCGGGTATATCCGGTAA
- a CDS encoding class I SAM-dependent DNA methyltransferase: MRLAPELKSKIDSLWDKFWSGGMSNPLQSIEQMSYLIFMNRLEDMDSFEEKRAKAKGLPYTSIYEGQMDCRWSHWKHYSAEKMLVHVRDEAFPFIKNIHNGEKTLFARHMKDAVFLIPKPSLLQEAVTIIDEMKISAQNRDTQGDIYEYLLSQLSTAGKNGQFRTPRHIIRMMVELVDPDINDRICDPACGTAGFLVNSYEYILKKYTSPDKVEVDPDGEYHNILGDKIANPKHWDKLWKETFYGYDFDNTMVRISLMNMVLHGIKAPQVAQRDTLSKGFVENDRYTVVLANPPFKGSIDKSDINDSLTIQTTKTELLFVERMIHLLQIGGKCAVIVPDGVLFGSSNAHKKLRQILLEQCQLEGIVSMPSGIFKPYAGVSTAVILFTKGGSTESVWFYDMDADGYSLDDKRTFIDGKGDIPDIISHFRNRKKENLTDRKGKCFFVPISEIKENGFDLSISRYKEIEYEEVHYEKPEIIIEKIETLENEIQKSLKELKTLLKTNNP; this comes from the coding sequence ATGCGCCTCGCCCCTGAACTCAAATCCAAGATCGATTCCCTCTGGGACAAGTTCTGGAGCGGAGGCATGAGTAACCCGCTCCAGTCCATCGAGCAGATGTCTTACCTCATCTTCATGAACCGTCTCGAAGATATGGACTCATTCGAGGAGAAGCGGGCAAAGGCAAAAGGACTCCCGTACACTTCCATCTATGAGGGACAGATGGATTGCCGGTGGTCCCACTGGAAACATTACTCTGCTGAAAAAATGCTCGTCCATGTCCGGGATGAAGCATTCCCGTTCATCAAGAACATCCACAATGGCGAGAAGACACTCTTTGCCCGGCACATGAAAGACGCCGTCTTCCTGATCCCAAAACCTTCGTTATTGCAGGAAGCGGTCACGATCATCGATGAGATGAAGATATCCGCCCAGAACCGGGACACACAAGGCGACATCTACGAGTACCTTCTCTCCCAGCTCTCAACCGCTGGCAAAAACGGCCAGTTCCGAACGCCCCGGCATATTATCCGGATGATGGTCGAGCTTGTCGACCCGGACATCAACGACCGGATCTGCGACCCTGCCTGCGGTACGGCCGGTTTCCTCGTCAATTCCTACGAATATATCCTCAAAAAATACACGAGCCCGGACAAGGTTGAAGTGGATCCGGACGGAGAATATCACAATATTCTCGGCGACAAGATTGCTAACCCGAAGCACTGGGACAAACTCTGGAAGGAAACGTTCTACGGGTACGATTTCGATAATACGATGGTTCGGATCTCGCTCATGAACATGGTGCTCCACGGGATCAAAGCGCCCCAGGTTGCCCAGCGGGACACGCTCTCCAAAGGTTTTGTGGAAAACGATCGGTATACTGTTGTTCTCGCAAACCCGCCATTCAAGGGGAGTATCGACAAGAGCGACATCAACGATTCCCTCACCATCCAGACCACCAAGACCGAACTCCTCTTTGTCGAGCGGATGATTCACCTCCTCCAGATTGGCGGGAAGTGCGCAGTCATTGTTCCGGACGGCGTTCTGTTCGGCAGCTCCAATGCCCACAAAAAACTCCGGCAGATCCTGCTGGAACAGTGCCAGCTTGAAGGCATCGTCTCCATGCCATCCGGTATCTTCAAGCCCTATGCCGGTGTTTCTACAGCCGTGATCCTCTTTACAAAAGGCGGGTCAACAGAAAGCGTCTGGTTCTATGATATGGACGCGGACGGGTACTCGCTCGATGACAAGCGGACATTCATTGATGGTAAAGGAGATATTCCGGATATCATCTCACACTTCCGCAACAGGAAGAAAGAGAATCTCACGGACCGGAAAGGAAAATGTTTCTTTGTACCGATCAGCGAGATCAAGGAGAATGGATTTGATCTGTCCATCTCGCGTTACAAGGAAATTGAGTACGAAGAAGTCCATTACGAAAAGCCTGAAATAATCATTGAGAAAATTGAGACACTGGAAAATGAAATCCAGAAAAGCCTCAAGGAACTGAAAACATTATTGAAAACCAATAATCCATAA
- a CDS encoding DUF166 family protein: protein MIKIGVVSDGKFGDRAFEIIREKFPTIWIPVPFPTAIMVDDTGLDVPDCDLYISYARHPDIILDLLGKKRPVILGINPGPGFLRQAKTINEDIIAPPTMCSLETDTWVPAINEFASVFGRPAFDVLVRDDGIIEQVRVTRGSPCGSTFAASAELAGTRVCPEQLRHYGLRICHFCRAPRFGKTCDKSRAGVLHIRELLNAIRKVSPGTYEQVRAFADELEATACQADPDR, encoded by the coding sequence GTGATAAAAATAGGAGTCGTCAGTGACGGGAAATTCGGGGACCGTGCATTCGAGATCATCCGGGAAAAGTTCCCGACGATCTGGATACCCGTGCCGTTCCCCACGGCAATCATGGTGGACGATACCGGACTGGATGTCCCGGACTGTGACCTGTACATATCGTATGCCCGCCATCCCGATATAATCCTGGACCTGCTCGGGAAGAAGAGACCGGTGATCCTTGGAATCAATCCCGGGCCGGGTTTTCTCCGGCAGGCAAAAACGATCAACGAGGACATCATCGCCCCTCCCACCATGTGCTCCCTTGAAACTGACACATGGGTACCGGCAATCAACGAGTTTGCTTCGGTCTTCGGCAGACCGGCATTCGATGTCCTCGTCCGCGACGATGGCATCATCGAGCAGGTCCGGGTGACCCGGGGCTCTCCCTGCGGTTCCACTTTTGCTGCAAGTGCAGAACTTGCCGGGACCCGGGTCTGCCCTGAACAGCTCCGGCACTATGGCCTCAGGATCTGCCATTTCTGCCGTGCCCCCCGGTTCGGGAAGACCTGCGACAAGTCGCGGGCCGGTGTCCTCCATATCCGGGAGCTGCTCAACGCGATCCGGAAGGTGTCCCCGGGAACATACGAACAGGTAAGGGCATTTGCCGACGAACTGGAGGCTACGGCCTGCCAGGCAGACCCAGACCGTTAA
- a CDS encoding helix-turn-helix transcriptional regulator, whose amino-acid sequence MKNKVRIFRAVHELTQEQLAEKLGVTRHTIIAIENERYDPSLSLAFRMSDLFEVPVEKIFIREKSGGKGSQ is encoded by the coding sequence ATGAAGAACAAGGTGCGGATCTTCCGGGCAGTCCACGAGCTTACCCAGGAGCAGCTTGCCGAGAAACTCGGGGTCACCCGGCACACCATCATCGCAATCGAGAACGAGCGGTACGACCCGTCACTCAGCCTTGCCTTCAGGATGTCCGATCTCTTCGAAGTCCCGGTTGAGAAGATCTTTATCCGGGAAAAAAGCGGCGGCAAGGGCTCCCAATAA
- a CDS encoding restriction endonuclease subunit S, giving the protein MGERELPEGWEWTKLGEISERIHYGYTASAEKNKTGPRLLRITDIQDNNVNWATVPSCNISEKDLPNYLLKSGDLVFARTGATVGKSFLIEGNIPESVFASYLIRVILKKNVNQKFIYYFFQSPHYWNQIEKQKVGAGQENVNSQKLSKIEIPLPPLPIQNQIVAVLEQTKAVKQQRQEADALMGALLQSAFREMFGDLSVNENGWNLVKLENICTKITDGTHVTPEYIAKGVPFLSVRNLTKGYLDFDDVKYISESEHQYITKRSKPEKGDILLTKVGVNYGIAEIVDVETEFSIFVSLALLKPKFDLVDPYYLKHCINSDFVYRQAQNRISGIGVPDLHLVEIKQFKIPLPPLALQQQFARIVQEVERIRERQAASGKEIEGLCEGLMQRAFAGELVA; this is encoded by the coding sequence ATGGGGGAAAGGGAGCTGCCGGAGGGGTGGGAATGGACAAAGTTAGGGGAAATTTCCGAAAGAATCCATTACGGGTATACTGCAAGTGCAGAAAAAAATAAAACCGGCCCAAGACTTCTTCGAATAACCGATATTCAGGATAATAATGTTAATTGGGCAACCGTTCCCTCCTGCAATATTTCCGAAAAGGATCTTCCAAATTATTTGCTCAAATCCGGGGATCTGGTTTTTGCACGAACAGGCGCCACGGTTGGAAAAAGTTTCCTTATCGAGGGGAATATTCCGGAGTCCGTTTTTGCTTCATATCTAATCCGTGTAATTTTGAAAAAAAATGTAAATCAAAAATTTATTTACTACTTTTTCCAATCTCCTCATTACTGGAACCAAATCGAAAAACAGAAAGTTGGCGCAGGTCAGGAAAATGTCAATTCTCAAAAACTGTCTAAAATTGAGATCCCCCTTCCTCCTCTCCCAATACAGAATCAAATCGTTGCCGTTCTCGAACAAACAAAGGCGGTGAAGCAACAGCGGCAGGAGGCGGACGCACTGATGGGGGCATTATTGCAGAGCGCGTTCCGGGAGATGTTTGGTGATCTTTCTGTTAATGAGAACGGATGGAATCTGGTTAAGTTAGAAAATATTTGCACGAAAATTACCGATGGTACACATGTCACTCCTGAGTATATCGCGAAGGGCGTTCCTTTTTTATCCGTGAGAAATTTAACAAAAGGCTACCTGGATTTTGACGATGTGAAATATATCTCAGAATCTGAACACCAATACATTACTAAAAGATCTAAGCCAGAAAAAGGCGATATTCTCTTGACAAAGGTCGGCGTCAATTATGGGATTGCAGAAATTGTAGATGTTGAAACGGAATTTAGCATATTTGTGAGTTTAGCTCTACTAAAACCAAAATTTGACCTCGTGGATCCATATTATCTGAAACATTGCATTAATTCAGACTTCGTTTATCGCCAGGCCCAAAACAGAATTAGCGGAATTGGTGTTCCTGATCTCCATCTTGTTGAGATAAAACAATTCAAAATCCCCCTTCCTCCGCTCGCCCTCCAGCAACAGTTCGCCCGAATCGTGCAGGAAGTGGAGCGAATTCGTGAGCGACAGGCGGCATCGGGAAAAGAGATCGAAGGGTTGTGCGAGGGGCTCATGCAGAGGGCGTTTGCCGGGGAACTGGTGGCGTGA
- a CDS encoding DUF2178 domain-containing protein, whose amino-acid sequence MQKNHATIAGILCFIAMIAGVMFGVKTGIAAIAIVSMCAAGILIWYLKKNVTPVIEDEWTNLVGLKAASLALNVTAVLFAVIGIILITVSSPENNFDQAGLTIAAFLVTLAIVYVASSVWYSHTLRGTGP is encoded by the coding sequence ATGCAGAAAAACCATGCAACCATTGCCGGGATCCTCTGTTTCATCGCCATGATCGCGGGCGTGATGTTCGGTGTCAAAACCGGCATAGCCGCGATAGCCATCGTCTCCATGTGCGCAGCAGGCATCCTCATCTGGTATCTCAAGAAGAACGTCACCCCCGTCATCGAGGACGAGTGGACCAATCTCGTTGGATTGAAAGCCGCAAGCCTTGCATTGAACGTGACCGCTGTCCTCTTTGCAGTCATCGGCATCATCCTCATCACGGTCAGCAGTCCCGAGAACAACTTTGACCAGGCCGGCCTGACCATCGCAGCGTTCCTTGTCACCCTTGCCATCGTGTACGTGGCATCCTCCGTCTGGTACTCGCACACCCTCCGCGGGACCGGGCCATGA
- a CDS encoding ABC transporter permease, protein MEVPLALRGILVITGKNMRLYYTKPPVLMFGLLFPLFMFLAFFVGRNLDLTTFFPAFLGMMLFFTASSVGPLITPWEKRDKTYERLLSYPVTQDSIILGDVAAGAIFGIGISLVIWVVSFLFMPVAIMSPGLFALAFVLGTISSSAMGVLIVSPGSDNPPNVMIFSNLIRFPLIFISGIFVPLSQMQGAGLTLAYCSPLTYLVDLFNAAMTGRSAISPLVDCAVLAGVSAAFILAARILQKRNLMKGM, encoded by the coding sequence ATGGAAGTCCCGCTCGCCCTCCGGGGCATCCTAGTCATCACCGGCAAGAACATGCGGTTGTATTACACCAAGCCGCCGGTCCTGATGTTCGGGCTCCTCTTCCCGCTTTTTATGTTCCTTGCGTTCTTCGTTGGCCGGAACCTGGACCTGACAACGTTCTTCCCTGCGTTCCTCGGGATGATGCTCTTCTTTACCGCATCCTCCGTGGGACCGCTCATCACCCCGTGGGAGAAACGGGACAAGACCTATGAGCGGCTCCTCTCGTACCCGGTAACCCAGGACAGCATCATCCTCGGCGACGTTGCAGCGGGTGCTATCTTCGGGATTGGGATCTCGCTCGTGATATGGGTGGTGAGTTTCCTGTTCATGCCGGTTGCAATTATGAGCCCGGGATTATTTGCCCTCGCGTTCGTGCTTGGCACGATCTCCAGCTCCGCGATGGGGGTTCTGATCGTTTCACCGGGATCCGACAACCCGCCCAATGTGATGATCTTCTCGAACCTGATCCGGTTCCCGCTCATCTTCATCTCGGGCATCTTCGTCCCGCTCTCGCAGATGCAGGGCGCTGGTCTCACGCTTGCGTACTGTTCGCCGCTCACGTACCTTGTCGATCTCTTCAATGCGGCAATGACGGGAAGATCGGCCATCTCCCCGCTCGTGGACTGCGCTGTCCTTGCCGGTGTCTCGGCTGCATTCATCCTCGCGGCCCGGATCCTCCAGAAGCGGAATCTTATGAAAGGGATGTGA
- a CDS encoding helix-turn-helix domain-containing protein, which yields MEKDSNHAHVCLCPLEGIINVIGKKWAILVISIIGHHGKIRFNDILQHLDGISPKTLTDVLKDLAKENLIHRESFAEIPPRVEYSLTEDGRQLCEAVIPLIAWAEMRDSTQGHRCRSACHENIVPPAGRPRQKKQ from the coding sequence ATGGAAAAAGATAGTAATCATGCCCATGTCTGCCTCTGCCCCCTCGAAGGGATCATCAATGTCATAGGCAAGAAATGGGCGATCCTGGTCATCAGCATCATCGGCCATCACGGGAAGATCCGGTTCAACGACATCCTGCAGCACCTGGACGGGATCAGCCCCAAGACCCTGACCGATGTGTTGAAAGATCTTGCAAAAGAGAACCTGATCCACCGGGAATCGTTTGCCGAGATCCCGCCCCGGGTCGAGTATTCCTTAACAGAAGACGGCAGGCAGCTCTGCGAGGCCGTGATCCCCTTGATCGCATGGGCGGAGATGCGGGATTCAACACAGGGGCACCGGTGCCGGTCCGCCTGCCATGAGAATATCGTTCCCCCTGCCGGCAGACCCCGGCAGAAAAAACAGTAG
- a CDS encoding methyltransferase domain-containing protein: MDSFASGFATVDNAGDARSFVSYLDLVHSLPFFQDCKRRSYENLAIRPGASVLEIGCGNGVDATILAGMAGPEGRVTGIDVSSTMLASARARDSAGNPQPGYLLCDAAKLAFSDNSFDAVRADRVLQHTKDPAAVLKEMARVTRPGGKIGVFEPDWETFVLSPGERDVTRKILNFWCDHIPSGWAGRSLYSAFSAAGLSEIDVTPFCLVLTSLPLARRIFDLETTATLAVRAGTVSSREAESWAGDHARAEVAGQFFSSLTFYLVTGTKRG; this comes from the coding sequence ATGGATTCGTTTGCTTCCGGGTTTGCCACCGTTGATAATGCAGGAGATGCCCGCTCCTTTGTATCCTATCTCGACCTCGTCCACTCGCTGCCGTTCTTCCAGGACTGCAAACGCAGGAGTTACGAGAACCTCGCAATCCGGCCCGGTGCATCGGTGCTTGAGATCGGGTGCGGGAACGGCGTGGACGCGACAATCCTTGCAGGGATGGCCGGGCCGGAAGGGAGGGTGACCGGTATCGACGTGAGCAGCACGATGCTCGCCTCGGCCCGGGCCCGGGACAGTGCCGGGAATCCGCAGCCCGGCTATCTCCTCTGCGATGCAGCGAAGCTGGCCTTTTCCGATAATTCCTTCGATGCCGTGCGGGCGGACCGGGTGCTCCAGCATACAAAAGATCCGGCAGCAGTGCTCAAGGAGATGGCGCGGGTGACCCGGCCGGGCGGGAAGATCGGGGTCTTTGAGCCCGACTGGGAGACATTCGTCCTTTCGCCGGGAGAGCGGGACGTTACCCGTAAAATCCTGAACTTCTGGTGCGACCATATCCCCTCCGGCTGGGCCGGCCGGTCGCTCTATTCCGCGTTCTCGGCAGCCGGTCTGTCGGAGATCGATGTGACGCCGTTCTGCCTGGTGCTCACCAGCCTGCCGCTCGCCCGGAGAATCTTCGACCTGGAGACAACGGCAACTCTGGCGGTCCGGGCCGGGACGGTCAGTTCCCGCGAGGCAGAATCCTGGGCAGGGGACCATGCCCGGGCAGAGGTGGCCGGGCAGTTCTTCAGCTCCCTGACCTTCTATCTCGTGACGGGAACAAAAAGGGGCTGA
- a CDS encoding putative zinc-binding protein, with translation MDAETIKIKKVTGKCPACEDYAEKNSTTPPKIAVMACEGACARGEVARRAANLVAHRLAADSTVRICLGGAFTKDTGQRNLVRRAEKVIAIEGCFINCSSRMMEGVLPELTPEIVRADLIYNLDLPFGIDEVPDEMFTIYAHQVAERVVTDYLNGAPAPSCQPPACATGPVPGGCGCQAAPVSCSAGPGCSAGSAGDPQVSPDVVNVQWDGTKIFRAANPRGGSLSVDDGTGHCTSLEALMAALGGCVSSALLSQLRKDGADVRTLSARVSGTRNAGLPAAYEKIHIVFSLDANRDDDTVGQMIHKAVTVLCPVAVTLGRAADLTWEFRRGNAE, from the coding sequence ATGGATGCTGAAACGATTAAGATAAAAAAAGTGACCGGCAAATGCCCGGCCTGCGAGGATTATGCAGAGAAGAACTCGACCACCCCGCCGAAAATAGCGGTGATGGCCTGCGAAGGTGCATGTGCCCGGGGCGAGGTTGCCCGAAGGGCAGCAAACCTGGTGGCCCACCGGCTTGCAGCGGATTCGACCGTCCGGATCTGCCTTGGCGGTGCGTTCACGAAAGATACCGGCCAGCGGAACCTGGTGCGCCGGGCAGAGAAGGTGATCGCGATCGAGGGCTGTTTCATCAACTGCTCCTCACGGATGATGGAAGGCGTTCTTCCGGAACTTACGCCGGAGATTGTCCGGGCTGACCTGATCTACAACCTCGACCTCCCGTTCGGGATCGACGAGGTGCCGGACGAGATGTTCACGATCTACGCCCACCAGGTGGCAGAAAGGGTTGTAACGGATTACCTGAACGGCGCACCGGCTCCCTCCTGCCAGCCCCCTGCCTGCGCCACCGGGCCGGTACCCGGGGGCTGCGGCTGCCAGGCTGCGCCGGTATCCTGCAGCGCGGGACCCGGATGTTCAGCAGGGAGCGCCGGTGATCCGCAGGTGTCGCCGGATGTCGTGAACGTCCAGTGGGACGGGACAAAGATCTTCCGGGCAGCGAACCCCCGGGGTGGATCACTCAGCGTCGATGACGGTACCGGACACTGCACATCGCTTGAAGCCCTCATGGCCGCTCTCGGCGGATGCGTGAGCTCGGCGCTCCTCTCGCAGCTCAGAAAGGACGGGGCTGATGTCCGCACCCTTTCAGCCAGGGTCTCCGGGACACGGAACGCCGGGCTGCCCGCAGCGTACGAAAAGATCCACATCGTCTTCTCCCTTGACGCGAACCGAGACGACGATACCGTGGGGCAGATGATCCACAAGGCGGTCACCGTCCTCTGCCCGGTGGCCGTCACGCTCGGGCGTGCAGCCGACCTGACCTGGGAATTCCGGCGCGGGAATGCTGAATAA